In the Pseudonocardia cypriaca genome, one interval contains:
- the tsf gene encoding translation elongation factor Ts, which translates to MANYTAADVKKLRDLTGSGMMDCKKALEEAEGDFDKAVELLRIKGAKDVGKRAGRETANGLVAAEGGTMVELNCETDFVAKSDDFQALAGKILRAAVDQKPADVDALKKAPLEGGTVDDALQALSARIGEKLELKRYIHVDGPVALYLHRRASDLPPAIGALVAYEGGGDDAAKSVAMHIAAARPQYTTRDEVPGEVLENERRIAEATAREEGKPEQVLPRIVEGRINGFYKDVVLLEQPSVHEPKKTVKALLDEAGVTVREFARFEVGQA; encoded by the coding sequence ATGGCGAACTACACCGCCGCCGACGTCAAGAAGCTCCGGGACCTCACCGGTTCCGGGATGATGGACTGCAAGAAGGCGCTCGAGGAGGCCGAGGGCGACTTCGACAAGGCGGTCGAGCTGCTCCGCATCAAGGGCGCCAAGGACGTGGGCAAGCGCGCGGGCCGGGAGACGGCCAACGGGCTCGTCGCGGCCGAGGGCGGCACGATGGTCGAGCTGAACTGCGAGACCGACTTCGTCGCCAAGAGCGATGACTTCCAGGCGCTCGCCGGCAAGATCCTCCGCGCCGCGGTCGACCAGAAGCCGGCCGACGTCGACGCGCTGAAGAAGGCGCCGCTCGAGGGCGGCACCGTCGACGACGCCCTGCAGGCGCTCTCGGCCCGCATCGGCGAGAAGCTCGAGCTCAAGCGCTACATCCACGTCGATGGCCCGGTTGCGCTGTACCTGCACCGCCGTGCGTCGGACCTGCCGCCGGCCATCGGCGCGCTGGTCGCGTACGAGGGTGGGGGCGACGACGCCGCCAAGAGCGTGGCCATGCACATCGCAGCGGCTCGGCCGCAGTACACCACCCGCGACGAGGTCCCGGGCGAGGTGCTGGAGAACGAGCGCCGCATCGCGGAGGCCACCGCTCGCGAGGAGGGCAAGCCCGAGCAGGTGCTGCCGCGCATCGTCGAGGGCCGGATCAACGGCTTCTACAAGGACGTCGTGCTGCTGGAGCAGCCGTCGGTCCACGAGCCGAAGAAGACGGTGAAGGCGCTGCTCGACGAGGCAGGTGTCACCGTCCGCGAGTTCGCTCGCTTCGAGGTCGGCCAGGCCTGA
- a CDS encoding class I SAM-dependent methyltransferase: MIRGLRRLAGVPDEAIPSPNIWNWPDVYERENRAQDADGAIWAALREAAPWAGRDVLDVGCGDGFHLPVFAAEAASVTGVEPHAGLVERARERMGGRATVHRAGAAALPIPDAGVDLVHARTAYFFGPGCEPGLAEAQRVLRPGGVLAIVDIDATVAPYGDWMRADLPRYRPDRVEQFFERHGFSMRRILTTWRFPDRDTLEAVLRIEFSRPVAERAIAATTGLAVPVGYRLHVRRKEAFAGP, encoded by the coding sequence GTGATCCGCGGGTTGCGCCGCCTCGCCGGGGTTCCCGACGAGGCGATCCCGAGCCCCAACATCTGGAACTGGCCCGACGTCTACGAGCGGGAGAACCGCGCTCAGGACGCCGACGGCGCGATCTGGGCCGCGCTGCGGGAGGCCGCGCCGTGGGCCGGCCGGGACGTGCTGGACGTCGGGTGCGGCGACGGGTTCCACCTGCCGGTCTTCGCCGCCGAGGCCGCCTCGGTCACGGGGGTGGAACCCCATGCCGGCCTGGTGGAACGCGCGCGCGAGCGCATGGGCGGGCGGGCCACCGTGCACCGGGCGGGGGCGGCCGCGCTGCCCATCCCGGATGCCGGCGTCGACCTCGTGCACGCGCGTACCGCGTACTTCTTCGGGCCCGGCTGCGAGCCGGGGCTGGCCGAGGCCCAGCGGGTGCTGCGGCCGGGGGGCGTGCTCGCGATCGTCGACATCGACGCCACCGTCGCGCCGTACGGGGACTGGATGCGCGCCGACCTGCCGCGCTACCGCCCGGACCGGGTCGAGCAGTTCTTCGAGCGCCACGGCTTCTCCATGCGCCGCATCCTGACGACCTGGCGGTTCCCCGACCGGGACACACTGGAAGCGGTGCTGCGGATCGAGTTCTCCCGGCCCGTGGCGGAGCGGGCGATCGCGGCGACCACCGGCCTCGCCGTGCCCGTCGGTTACCGGCTGCACGTGCGGCGCAAGGAGGCGTTCGCGGGGCCATAG
- the pyrH gene encoding UMP kinase produces the protein MDPDGPSAGYRRVLLKLGGEMFGGGAVGVDPGVVETVARQIAEVVATGAQVAVVIGGGNFFRGEELQQRGMDRARADYIGMLGTVMNCLALQDFLEREHHVDTRVQTAITMGQVAEAYIPRRAIRHLEKGRVVIFGAGVGMPYFSTDTAGAQRALEIGAEVVLMAKGVDGVFTADPKLDPGAKLYDEITHREVLEQGLKVADATAFSLCMDNKMPIIVFNLLVEGNIARAVRGERIGTLVSTPEFAEGRDTP, from the coding sequence ATCGACCCCGACGGCCCGAGCGCCGGATATCGCCGCGTGCTGCTGAAGCTGGGCGGCGAGATGTTCGGTGGCGGGGCCGTCGGGGTCGATCCCGGGGTTGTCGAGACCGTCGCCCGTCAGATCGCCGAGGTCGTCGCCACCGGTGCGCAGGTGGCGGTGGTGATCGGCGGCGGCAACTTCTTCCGCGGTGAGGAGCTGCAGCAGCGCGGCATGGACCGCGCTCGCGCCGACTACATCGGCATGCTCGGCACCGTCATGAACTGCCTCGCCCTGCAGGACTTCCTGGAGCGCGAGCACCACGTCGACACCCGCGTGCAGACCGCCATCACGATGGGCCAGGTGGCGGAGGCGTACATCCCGCGCCGCGCGATCCGGCACCTCGAGAAGGGCCGCGTCGTGATCTTCGGGGCGGGTGTGGGCATGCCCTACTTCTCCACCGACACCGCGGGTGCGCAGCGCGCGCTGGAGATCGGGGCCGAGGTCGTCCTCATGGCGAAGGGCGTCGACGGCGTCTTCACGGCTGATCCGAAGCTCGACCCCGGCGCCAAGCTGTACGACGAGATCACCCACCGCGAGGTGCTCGAACAGGGCCTGAAGGTTGCCGACGCCACGGCCTTCAGCCTCTGCATGGACAACAAGATGCCGATCATCGTGTTCAACCTGCTCGTCGAGGGGAACATCGCACGAGCGGTGCGGGGTGAGAGGATCGGCACTCTGGTCAGCACCCCGGAGTTTGCGGAAGGCAGGGACACGCCGTGA
- a CDS encoding phosphatidate cytidylyltransferase, translating into MVPPARRPSRAGRDLVAAITVGVGMGVVILVSLLVERHFFIGVLALATAVATWELAGALRRGAGIAVPLAVLLAGGQAMVWLSWPFGLRGLAVAFVATALAVLLWRMRAGSENYLRDVAAGLFTAAYVPLFCSFAVLMVVADDGLARVLTFMICGVASDVGGYATGVLLGRHPMAPTISPKKSWEGFAGSQLAGMVAGALCVHLMLGGVWWAGALTGALLVTCATMGDLIESMVKRDLGIKDISNLLPGHGGLLDRMDSLLPTAFVAWALLSIVAP; encoded by the coding sequence ATGGTGCCTCCGGCCCGCCGGCCGTCCCGGGCCGGGCGCGATCTCGTCGCGGCCATCACCGTCGGCGTCGGCATGGGCGTCGTCATCCTGGTGTCGCTGCTGGTCGAGCGGCATTTCTTCATCGGGGTGCTGGCGCTGGCCACGGCGGTGGCCACGTGGGAGCTGGCCGGTGCGCTGCGTCGTGGCGCCGGGATCGCGGTGCCGCTGGCGGTGCTGCTCGCGGGCGGCCAGGCGATGGTGTGGCTGTCGTGGCCCTTCGGGCTGCGTGGGCTCGCCGTCGCCTTCGTGGCCACGGCGCTCGCGGTGCTGCTCTGGCGGATGCGTGCGGGGTCGGAGAACTACCTGCGTGACGTCGCCGCGGGTCTGTTCACGGCCGCGTACGTGCCGCTGTTCTGCTCGTTCGCGGTGCTGATGGTCGTGGCGGACGACGGGCTCGCCCGCGTGCTCACGTTCATGATCTGCGGCGTGGCCTCGGACGTCGGCGGGTACGCGACGGGCGTGCTGCTCGGCCGCCACCCGATGGCCCCGACGATCAGCCCGAAGAAGTCGTGGGAGGGCTTCGCCGGATCGCAGCTCGCGGGCATGGTGGCGGGCGCGTTGTGCGTGCACCTGATGCTGGGCGGGGTCTGGTGGGCGGGCGCTCTCACCGGCGCGTTGCTCGTCACGTGCGCCACGATGGGCGATCTGATCGAGTCGATGGTCAAGCGCGACCTCGGCATCAAGGACATCAGCAATCTGCTTCCCGGCCACGGCGGGCTCCTCGACCGGATGGACTCGCTGCTGCCCACCGCGTTCGTCGCCTGGGCGTTGCTCAGCATCGTCGCCCCGTGA
- the frr gene encoding ribosome recycling factor — translation MIDETLFDAEEKMEKAVAVAKDDLASVRTGRANANMFSRVLVDYYGSMTPINQLASINVPEARMAVIKPYDASQLKAIETAIRNSDLGLNPGNDGQIIRVVIPQLSEERRREMVKMARGKGEDARVTIRNIRRKAMEELHRIARDGEAGEDEVGRAEKELQGATDRYVHQVDELVKHKETELLEV, via the coding sequence GTGATCGACGAGACGCTCTTCGACGCCGAGGAGAAGATGGAGAAGGCCGTCGCCGTCGCGAAGGACGACCTAGCCTCCGTGCGCACCGGCCGCGCCAACGCGAACATGTTCTCGCGGGTGCTCGTCGACTACTACGGCTCGATGACGCCGATCAACCAGCTCGCCTCGATCAACGTGCCCGAGGCGCGCATGGCGGTGATCAAGCCCTACGACGCGAGCCAGCTCAAGGCCATCGAGACGGCGATCCGCAACTCCGACCTGGGCCTCAACCCGGGCAACGACGGGCAGATCATCCGGGTGGTGATCCCGCAGCTGTCCGAGGAGCGGCGCCGCGAGATGGTGAAGATGGCCCGCGGCAAGGGCGAGGACGCCCGCGTCACGATCCGCAACATCCGCCGCAAGGCGATGGAGGAGCTGCACCGCATCGCCCGCGACGGTGAGGCGGGCGAGGACGAGGTCGGGCGCGCCGAGAAGGAGCTGCAGGGCGCCACCGACCGCTACGTCCACCAGGTCGACGAGCTGGTCAAGCACAAGGAAACCGAGCTGCTCGAAGTCTGA